The Nostoc sp. NIES-3756 DNA window TCATTAGTCCATAGTCCATAGTCTATAGTCCAGAGTTACTAGTTTTTTTCTCATCTCCTTGTTCCCCTCTTGGGAGGGGTTAGGGGTGGGTTACTCCCCCTCATCTCCCTAGTCAACACTCATACATACCGAATTACTAAAAGCTTGATAGCTATAGTCATTTTCGGGAATTATATAGAAGACATTCCTAATATTTTTAAATTTTTATTTAACTTATGGCTTTATTACCCTCATTTCTACCGAATCATAAAAAAGATACACGTACAGTAGGACGTGGTTCTCAGTCTGTATTTTTGGTTATATTTACCTTACTCGCCCTTGCCGGAATTGAGGCTCGTTTGGCATACTTACAAATTGTTGATGGGCATGACTTTCACCAACGTGCCGAAGCTAACCGGGTTCGGATGATTCCCAAACATCCAGAAAGAGGTAATATTTTTGACCGTAATGGTAAGTTACTTGTCAGTACACGTTATCCTCGGTCTGTGTATTTGTGGCCGATGGCGCATACTAAGCCCTCGTGGTCGGTTGTCGGCCCGCGTCTGGCGAAGATTTTGGACATTCCTCAAGAAGAGATGGAAAAGAAACTACAAGAGGCTGGCCCCAATTCTTCTTCACTCATCCGTATTGCCCGTGACTTAAATGAAGCACAAGTGACGGCTTTAAAAGAATATCAAAGCGAATTACCAGGGGTAGAGATTAACACTGAGGCAGTACGTTATTACCCACAAGGTAAGGGATTAGCCCATGTACTGGGTTATACGCGAGAGTTAAATGCTGAACAGTTGCAAAAAAGGAAAAATGAAGGCTATCGCCTGGGTGATGTCATAGGTCAAATGGGAGTGGAAAAAGCCTACGAATCAATGCTGCGGGGCGAATGGGGTGGTCAACAGGTAGAAGTGGATGGTGCAGGTCGTCCAATTCGGGTTTTAGGAGAAAAACAAGCAAAAGCAGGTAAAGACCTACATTTAACTATAGATTTGGATTTGCAAATAGCTGCCTACAAAGCTTTAGGAAATCGTCGGGGTGCAATTGTCGCCCTTGATCCTAACAATGGTGCAGTCTTAGCAATGGTGTCTTACCCCGCCTTTGACCCCAATATTTTCTCTAAACAAAAACTCTCACAAAAAGATTGGGAAAGCGTCCAAGGTAAAGACCATCCTCTAGTTAATCGTGCTTTGAGCGCCTTTCCTCCCGCCAGTACGTTTAAAGTTGTCACCACAACCGCCGGGCTAGAATCAGGCAAATTTGCTCCTGACTCCATCCTGCAAACCTACGGTTCCCTTAACATTGGTGGTGTGACTTTTGGCGAGTGGAATCATGCAGGATTTGGCCCTTTGGGTTTTCCTCGTGCGATCGCCATGAGTAGTGATACATTCTTCTATCAAGTTGGGAGAAAAGTCGGCGGCCCTACCTTAATCGAATGGACTCGCAAATATGGTTTTGGTCAGAAAACAGGACTGGAGTTTGTCAACGAAGAATCCAAAGGTTTAGTCCCCGATGAAATTTGGAAGCAAAAAGCTTGGAAAATGCCTTGGACTATAGGCGACACTATCAATATGTCAATTGGTCAAGGCGCTTTACAAGTGACTCCTCTACAATCAGCCATTATGTTTTCTGTTCCTGCTAATGGTGGCTATCGAGTTAAACCCCATTTACTCAAGGACAACGAACAAGCCAAAAGCTGGCGAGAATCTCTGAATATGAAATCAACCACCATTTCTGTTCTCCGCGACGGACTGCGCAAAGTAGTGAGTGAGGGTACAGGTAAACGTCTAGATGTACCATCAATTCCTCCTGCATCAGGTAAAAGCGGTACGGCGGAAGCTGGTGTTGGTCGCCCCAACCATACTTGGTTCGGCGCTTATGCACCCAGTAATAAACCAGAAATTGTAGTAGTCGCTTTTGGTGAAAACTCTGGGGATCATGGTGGTACAGTTTGCGGGCCGATGGTTTTACAAGTTTTAGAAGCTTATTTTCAGCACTACCACCCAGGTCAATATGCTAAACCCCAACAGCAGCAATCAGAACATAAAACTAGTGGCGATTAGTCAACAGTCAACAGTCCATAGTTTTTCTCCTCTGCTCCTCTATTCCCCCATCTCCCATCTATGGTATCCATTGAAAATAACTTATCAATACTACCTGCTCTTAGATGCAATTACTCTGAATACCTGCATGATCATGTAGGACAATAAACTGCATATAAATCTTAATTATTTGAGCAATTAATTTAATTCTATGGCTTTATTGCAACCATCTTCGCTACTAGGCAAAAAGGATACTCGGACTGTAGGCAACGGCTTTCAGCCCATATTTTTAATTGTATTTACCCTGTTGATGACGGCTGGAATTTGCGCACGGTTAGTATACTTACAAATCATCGAAGGCTCTAAATTCAAGCAAAAAGCCGAGTCGAATCGGGTGCGAGTGATTCCTAAACAACCAGAAAGAGGTAATATTTTTGACCGTAATGGTAAACTTTTGGCTAGCACCCGTTATCCTCGTTCTATTTACCTTTGGCCAATGGCTCATACCAAACCTGCATGGTCGGTTGTTGGGCCGCGTCTGGCGGAAATTTTGGACATTCCCCAAGAAGATATTGAGGAAAAATTAGAAGAAGCTGGTGCTAACTCTTCTTCACTCATTCGTATTGCCCGTAATCTGGATGAAGCCCAAATTACAGCCATCAAGGAATACGAAAATGAATTGAAAGATGTAGAAATCCATACGGAAGCTGTCCGCTATTATCCCCACGGTAGGGAGTTAGCGCATGTGTTGGGTTACACAAGAGAATTGACGGCAGAACAGTTAAAAGCGAAGAAAGCAGAGCGTTATCGTCTGGGTGATGTGATTGGTCAAATGGGTGTAGAAAAAGCCTATGAAAAGCTATTACGTGGTGAATGGGGTGGTCAACAAGTAGAAGTAGATGGGGCTGGTAGACCATTACGTGTTTTGGGTGAAAAGCAAGCCAAAGCTGGTAATGATATACACTTAACTATAGATTTGGATATGCAGAAGGCGGCGGAGAAAGCTTTAGGCGATCGCAATGGTACTATCATTGCCATTGACCCTAAAAATGGTGCTGTCTTGGCGATGGTGTCCCACCCCACCTTCGACCCCAATATTTTCTCTAAGCAAAAACTCACCCAGAAAGACTGGGAATCTGTACAAGGTGAGGAACATCCCCTAGTAAATCGCGCCTTAAGTGCGTTCCCCCCCGCCAGTACCTTTAAAATTGTTACTAAAACGGCTGGGTTAGAATCTGGTAAATTTGCACCAAACACAATATTGCCAACCTACGGTTCCTTAACTATTGGCGGCACTACATTCGGTGAATGGAATCACGCAGGCTTTGGCCCATTGGGTTTTGTTGGGGCGATGCAATGGAGTAGTGATACATTCTTCTATCAAATTGGTAGGGGAGTTGGCGGCCCCACCTTAATCGAATGGACGCGCAAATACGGTTTTGGACAAAGAACAGGTTTTGAATTTGTCTCTGAGGAATCTAGAGGTTTAGTACCTGATGAGAAATGGAAACAGAAAGCCTGGAAAATGCCCTGGACTATAGGCGACACTATTAATATGTCGATTGGTCAAGGTGCTTTATTAACTACCCCCTTGCAAGTTGCTGTCATGTTCGCCGTACCCGCCAATGGTGGCTACCGTGTCCAACCACATTTACTCAAAGATAACGAGGAAGCTAAAAACTGGCGAGAACCTGTACAACTAAAGCCAACAACTATCAAACTTTTACGCGAAGGACTACGTAAGGTAGTATCTGACGGTACAGGCAAAGTCTTAAATCAACCCACAATTCCTCCAGTCGCAGGCAAAAGCGGTACAGCCGAAGCCTGGAAGCGCAAAGTCAAACAAAATCATGCTTGGTTCGGTGCTTATGCGCCTGCGGATAAACCAGAAATTCTCATTGTTGCCTTTGCCGAACATTCTGGCGGCGGCGGTGGTAGCGTTGCCGCACCAATGATCCTAAAAGTAATGGAAGACTACTTCCAACGCAAATATCCTGGTAAGTATCAAAAGCCAGCCAAGCAATAACAAATAGTTTCGGTAATGGGTAATTGCTAATGGTAAAACAATTACCCATTACCCATTACCAATTACCAACCACCACAATATGATAAGTCTTTCAACGAGCATAAAATAACTCTTGACATTTGTCGCCAATTATGTTGATAATGGTTCTTTGTGGAAACTTTACCTCAATAAAATAAACACTTGGCTAACGTCATTGTAATAGGCGCTCAATGGGGCGATGAAGGAAAAGGTAAAATAACTGACTTACTCAGCCGCTCCGCAGATGTGGTAGTACGCTATCAGGGGGGTGTCAACGCTGGACACACAATTGTAGTCAAAGGTCAGACCTTTAAACTGCACTTGATTCCCTCTGGAATTTTGTACCCCGAAACGGAATGTATGATCGGCTGTGGTACAGTCATCGATCCACAAGTTTTGATAAAAGAACTCGACCAATTAGAAAGTTTAAATATTTCTACTAAAAATCTGCTCATTTCTGAGACAGCCCATGTCACTATGCCATATCATCGGCTAATTGACAAGGCATCAGAGGAGCGGCGCGGCAACCATAAAATTGGAACCACTGGTCGAGGGATTGGCCCTACCTACGCCGATAAATCTGAGCGTACAGGGATTAGGGTTTTAGACTTGATGGATCCGGTAGCCCTACGCGAGCAGTTGGAATGGACAATCAATTATAAAAATGTCATTTTAGAAAAGCTGTACAATCTGCCACCCTTAGATCCTGAAGAGGTAATCAAAGAATATTTAGGGTATGCAGAACGCTTACGTCCTCATGTTGTTGATACATCGTTAAAAATATACGATGCCATTCAACGGCGGCGCAACATATTATTTGAAGGCGCACAAGGTACGCTCCTAGACTTGGATCATGGGACTTAT harbors:
- the mrdA gene encoding penicillin-binding protein 2, with product MALLQPSSLLGKKDTRTVGNGFQPIFLIVFTLLMTAGICARLVYLQIIEGSKFKQKAESNRVRVIPKQPERGNIFDRNGKLLASTRYPRSIYLWPMAHTKPAWSVVGPRLAEILDIPQEDIEEKLEEAGANSSSLIRIARNLDEAQITAIKEYENELKDVEIHTEAVRYYPHGRELAHVLGYTRELTAEQLKAKKAERYRLGDVIGQMGVEKAYEKLLRGEWGGQQVEVDGAGRPLRVLGEKQAKAGNDIHLTIDLDMQKAAEKALGDRNGTIIAIDPKNGAVLAMVSHPTFDPNIFSKQKLTQKDWESVQGEEHPLVNRALSAFPPASTFKIVTKTAGLESGKFAPNTILPTYGSLTIGGTTFGEWNHAGFGPLGFVGAMQWSSDTFFYQIGRGVGGPTLIEWTRKYGFGQRTGFEFVSEESRGLVPDEKWKQKAWKMPWTIGDTINMSIGQGALLTTPLQVAVMFAVPANGGYRVQPHLLKDNEEAKNWREPVQLKPTTIKLLREGLRKVVSDGTGKVLNQPTIPPVAGKSGTAEAWKRKVKQNHAWFGAYAPADKPEILIVAFAEHSGGGGGSVAAPMILKVMEDYFQRKYPGKYQKPAKQ
- the mrdA gene encoding penicillin-binding protein 2, giving the protein MALLPSFLPNHKKDTRTVGRGSQSVFLVIFTLLALAGIEARLAYLQIVDGHDFHQRAEANRVRMIPKHPERGNIFDRNGKLLVSTRYPRSVYLWPMAHTKPSWSVVGPRLAKILDIPQEEMEKKLQEAGPNSSSLIRIARDLNEAQVTALKEYQSELPGVEINTEAVRYYPQGKGLAHVLGYTRELNAEQLQKRKNEGYRLGDVIGQMGVEKAYESMLRGEWGGQQVEVDGAGRPIRVLGEKQAKAGKDLHLTIDLDLQIAAYKALGNRRGAIVALDPNNGAVLAMVSYPAFDPNIFSKQKLSQKDWESVQGKDHPLVNRALSAFPPASTFKVVTTTAGLESGKFAPDSILQTYGSLNIGGVTFGEWNHAGFGPLGFPRAIAMSSDTFFYQVGRKVGGPTLIEWTRKYGFGQKTGLEFVNEESKGLVPDEIWKQKAWKMPWTIGDTINMSIGQGALQVTPLQSAIMFSVPANGGYRVKPHLLKDNEQAKSWRESLNMKSTTISVLRDGLRKVVSEGTGKRLDVPSIPPASGKSGTAEAGVGRPNHTWFGAYAPSNKPEIVVVAFGENSGDHGGTVCGPMVLQVLEAYFQHYHPGQYAKPQQQQSEHKTSGD
- a CDS encoding adenylosuccinate synthase, which translates into the protein MANVIVIGAQWGDEGKGKITDLLSRSADVVVRYQGGVNAGHTIVVKGQTFKLHLIPSGILYPETECMIGCGTVIDPQVLIKELDQLESLNISTKNLLISETAHVTMPYHRLIDKASEERRGNHKIGTTGRGIGPTYADKSERTGIRVLDLMDPVALREQLEWTINYKNVILEKLYNLPPLDPEEVIKEYLGYAERLRPHVVDTSLKIYDAIQRRRNILFEGAQGTLLDLDHGTYPYVTSSNPVAGGACVGTGLGPTMIDRVIGVSKAYTTRVGEGPFPTELDGELGELLCDRGAEFGTTTGRKRRCGWFDAVIGRYAVRINGMDCMAITKLDVLDELEEIQVCVAYEIDGDRCDHFPTSARQFARCRPIYKTLPGWQVPTSHCRTLEDLPQQALDYLKFLAELMEVPIAIVSLGASRDQTIIVEDPIHGPKRALLHPDGTPATLLSA